One Mycolicibacterium sp. TUM20985 genomic window, GCCATTGAAATTCTCGCAATTGGTTTCCAGCCAGCAATGACAGTGTTTGCACTCCCCATGGTGCAGTCCCGCAGGGACTTGCGAAGATTTGTTTGTCTCGCCGGCGCATCGATCATCGTTCTCACGGCGTCCAAGTTGACGCTGCTAGTCGTCTGGGAAATGGGGGTTCTCGGGTGGGTTATTTCCGATCTGACCACCGCGCTGATATCCGCATTACTTGCCATGATGATCGTCCGCCCTCCGCGCGCCCGTTTAACTAAAGCAGATATCGTCACTGTCTCAAAGTTCGCCATACCCCTCATTCCCCATAAGGCGTCGTACTGGGCGATCACATCTTTAAGTCGACCCGCCTTGGCCACCGTGGCATCATTGACGCAAGTAGGCTTGCTCTCGCTTGGCTTGAACATGGCGTCGACTGTCACGCTGGTGGTAACTGAAATCAACCGAGCAGTACAACCAAATTATTCGCGGGAGACCTTTCCCGCTCCTACGCACCACACCTATGCCGTTGTGAGGTGGCAGGTCCTGGCAGCTATCGCTGTGCCGGCTGCTGTCGGTGCGGCACTGGCGATGTTCGGACAATGGATCTTTGCCTCCTCCTACTGGCCGGCGTTTGCCTTGACGGGCATTCTTCTGGTTGGGCAAGTTGCATATGGGCTGTACCCGATTGTGATCAATTATCTAGTATTGACGGCCGGTTTACCGAAATACAGCGCATTCGCGACCGGAACGGGGGCGGTAATAATATTGGGTTCCATATTCGTAATCGGGCGTGAATTTGGAGCAACAGGGGTCGCGTACGCGACTACGGTTGGGTACATCGCGATGACAGCGGTAGCAATCCTGCTGACGCGCTTCACCAAACTCGAAATAGCATGGCGCGCTTGGGCGGTACGCTGGCCTGAACACGCGCTCGGCACCGTGGCTCTGGGTTTCACCGTCGCGGCGCTGTCCCTACCCGTGGGGTCCTGGCTGAGCCGTGCTTTCGCCGGGGTGTGCCTCACCGTCCTGATCGGCACTGCGCTCATGGTTGCACGACCCAGGTCGCGCATCCAGGCTGCGCCTACGCAATGAGGCGCCATATCTGGCGCCTCCGCGTGTCACTTCCAGTAACATTTCGTGAATCCCCGCGACGCATTTCGCGGGTCGGGGTTCACGTCTAAGCCGAGGTGGGGAATTGTCTGCAAGAGACGCGGCCACGCCACCCTTCTCTAGGTGGCGCGAGAGGCTATCTACGAGCCCTGAACCGGTTGACTGGATCGTCCTGCTCCTGCCTACCGTGTTCGCGATCCGCACCTTCAGCACCACCGCCGCACTACTCGCGTTGGGCTTACTCGGTTTCACTGCCTACGCACGAAAAGCGAATCTGACTAGCACCATCCAAGCCGGCCCATTCTTTCTTCTGATCGGGTCTACGATACTGGTCCTGACGCGACCGGCGCCAACAGGAGACTTTCTATTCTTCGCGCTATTAGTCGCGCTCATTGTGCGGCTGGTGATGACAATCAATGCGGGCGCAATCATTGCTTCGCTAGTTGACGGCGCCGGAATCTACCTTGCGCTAAACGTAGCAAGTTACGCAGCAGGAGTGCGCTCTCCTGGCGCGGCGGACCGCATTGGTGATATCAGAGACTCTGGTGGCACCCTAAGGATACTATTCCCATTCTCGCCGTCGTTGGAAATAGCGCCCACCATTGCGTCCTTCTACATTGGTGCGGCAGCCTTTTTGGTTTTTCAACGAGGGTGGAGACGCCGCTCGCTCCGCCTCGTGGGCTTCGCCGCCGCCTTTGCCGTCATAGTCCAAGGCGGAAATAGAACCGCACTCTTCGCCGCCGTCGCGTTGCCTATTGCGGTCATACTCTTTCCCTTCATCGCCCGGTGGGTGGGAATTCTCGTGACGGTCTTTGCTTCGGTATCGGCTCTCGTACTGCCAGCCATAGCCGCCTTGGTGCAGCCTACCCTCCTAGCATTCCTATCCTTCATCGCGCCGGAACGGACAACCCGTGCCGCCGACGTAGGCACGCTCAACAATCGTTCCATCATCTGGCGAAAGTCGACTGAATACTGGATGAACTGGGTTGACGGCGAATTCAATTGGCTATTCGGTTTTGGACAACAGGGCCAATACCGTTCTGGCGCCTCAATGTCGTACGCCCAGGCGCTCTCCTCAACAGTTCGGCACCCGGAACTCGCGTCTATGCATAATTCATTTCTTCAACAGCTGTTCGATGGAGGAGTCATCGGATGGCTATTACTTACCCTCGCCATCCTCTGGGCAAATGTCCGATTGTCGCGCTATAGAACGCGTTGGGGTGCTGCCGGACTGGCTGCCATTGTGGCTATGGTTACCTTGCTACTCAATTCAATGACCCAGGTGTCGATCGCGCCGGGGAGTTCCCAAGATAGTTTCTGGCTCCTTGTGATACTGATCGGCGTGGCTTGTCAGTCCCCAAGACATGCACTTCCTGCAATCGAGGCAGATGAACGGAAGACCACAAAGCCAGCCACCATAGAAACTATCG contains:
- a CDS encoding lipopolysaccharide biosynthesis protein, with the translated sequence MSRHRSVAKRRPAFKRSPGQDRAGSTGSAALTYLLLAGLQRGISLLILPFISHVMSPAEYGAASMLTAAAVLLVALLAQPLDALVFRTVPRGGEDAPRLLRATGLYCYLLLPMAAAVVAALFAMFVPHFLGVSGSLWAIEILAIGFQPAMTVFALPMVQSRRDLRRFVCLAGASIIVLTASKLTLLVVWEMGVLGWVISDLTTALISALLAMMIVRPPRARLTKADIVTVSKFAIPLIPHKASYWAITSLSRPALATVASLTQVGLLSLGLNMASTVTLVVTEINRAVQPNYSRETFPAPTHHTYAVVRWQVLAAIAVPAAVGAALAMFGQWIFASSYWPAFALTGILLVGQVAYGLYPIVINYLVLTAGLPKYSAFATGTGAVIILGSIFVIGREFGATGVAYATTVGYIAMTAVAILLTRFTKLEIAWRAWAVRWPEHALGTVALGFTVAALSLPVGSWLSRAFAGVCLTVLIGTALMVARPRSRIQAAPTQ
- a CDS encoding O-antigen ligase family protein — its product is MFAIRTFSTTAALLALGLLGFTAYARKANLTSTIQAGPFFLLIGSTILVLTRPAPTGDFLFFALLVALIVRLVMTINAGAIIASLVDGAGIYLALNVASYAAGVRSPGAADRIGDIRDSGGTLRILFPFSPSLEIAPTIASFYIGAAAFLVFQRGWRRRSLRLVGFAAAFAVIVQGGNRTALFAAVALPIAVILFPFIARWVGILVTVFASVSALVLPAIAALVQPTLLAFLSFIAPERTTRAADVGTLNNRSIIWRKSTEYWMNWVDGEFNWLFGFGQQGQYRSGASMSYAQALSSTVRHPELASMHNSFLQQLFDGGVIGWLLLTLAILWANVRLSRYRTRWGAAGLAAIVAMVTLLLNSMTQVSIAPGSSQDSFWLLVILIGVACQSPRHALPAIEADERKTTKPATIETIGFPPSTGAPLTGRKESV